In Mammaliicoccus sp. Marseille-Q6498, the genomic stretch ATAAGGAGATATTTTTTTATTATCTTTATATGCTGGAAAGTTTGCACCAGTTATCGCAATTAATGTCGGTTCAGTAAATTGAAAACTTGGCATTCTCACTGTCATTTCAATCAGTGCCTCTTCTTCACTATTACCAACTAACATATTAGCTAACCGATGATTAAGTTGGTCTATTGAACCATTTTTAACTATTCCAATATGTTGATATTGTTGTCTACCTAAATCTTGTATAGAAGTGTATAGACCAGACTCTCTGACAATTACTGACATGGTTTATACCCTCCACTCTCTTCAGATAAATGATTTACAATCTTCAAAATAACATCATCGCCAAAGTTCAATTTACATTTACTCTCTTTTTTATCGAAAATAACTTCGTTCGTCCAACCAATTACAGGCCAATATCCATTTGTATCTGTTGTTGTAATAAATAATTTATCCTTTTCAATACATATAGAGCCTTTAGGAATATATTGTTTATAACCAACATCTCCTGAGTGCAATCTATGACTTAACCCTGATAAATATGGACATCCCGGCGTGTGACCAATCATTGAGACGAAATATGTTCTCGATTCAAGTATTTGTCTTTGTTCTTCATCAGTTAAGTCCGTTAACTTATTAAAGTCAGGTCCATGAATACCACCAACGATAACTTCAATTTCTATAGCCTCTTTAAGCACTTCTCTATCTACTAAATCTTGTTTCTTCATATAAATTATTTCTTCAATTAACTTCGTCATATATTTATACGGCTCTGAAATATTATAGTTCATCATCATATTATATGGATGATAAACGACCATTAAGCTATTTTCACTCGGAATGACTTCATCGATATATGGCATATTTTGATTTAATATTTCTTTTCTAAATTCATTAATTTCATGCGTTAATTGTCTAGAAGGTTCACGATCACTCATTGCTGTAAGTGCTGAATCACCTTTAGGATAAATTCGCATTTAAGACACCTCATTCTGTTTTGCTATATAAAGCATCATTGTTTACGATAAAATACATCCGTCATATCAATAAATACATTTGTTAATTGGTAAGTTAACAAACCAACAAAAACAATTGCAATCGCAAACCCAATATATAAATACGCAAAACTTTGCTTATTCTTATTATTTCTTAAATTTGATAAGACGAATCGTCTTAAATAAACTACAATTAAAATAACAATAACTAAATATAATAATGCTAAGAACATAAATTTTCACCCGTCCTTACAAGATGGTTACTATTTTACTATTTGTAACTTGAGATTACCATCATAATTTTAAATCAATTTTAACCCATTCCCTTAAACTATTCACCATATATAGTTCAAGTTCATTTCGTTTAATGCCTTTAATCAATTCATCTTTTTGAATACTTTGTTCTATTACAGTTCTACTTTTTAATAACGATTGACGCATGCACCCATTCAATATTTGTCCTTCAAAGGGTGGCGTGAAATAAGCGTCATTACTTTTAATGACAACATTCCCAATATCAAATTCTGTTATTTCATTATCTTCATTATAATACAATACAACATTTGTTTCATGGTTATGATCAAATTGTCTTCGAGCACTTGTCTTATTTGTTGTATAAACTGAAGGCACCGACTGCGTTTGCATCATTTTAGCTGTTAAAGCTTGTGGATTTGCAGCTAGTTCTTTCACTTCTGGTTTTATTTCACCAGCTTGTGTTAACTCCGTTCTAAGTTTAAACGTCCCCGAAGTATATTTTTCAGAAACTCGGTCTAATATACCATTCCATTCATCAATATCAAAATTTATATTTAATTCTGCAGCACTTTTTGAAATTCTATTTGTATGTTCATTTCTTCTCTTAACAACGCCCGCTTCTAGTCGCATTGTTTCTATTAAATGTACTTCTCGACTGTCGAGTATTTTAGCTTTCATTTTAAACTCATTAATTTCAGCTTCTGGATTGGAATCAATTGTAATACCCGCACCTACGCCATAAGTCGCGCCTTCATTTGTATTTTGAACTGTTCGAATTGGTACGTTAAATACCCTTCTTCCGTCTGGCATTAATAAACCAATTGTTCCACAATAAATGCCTCTTTGTTCTGCTTCAAGCTTATTAATTATTTTCATCGTCGCTTCTTTAGGTGCACCAGTTATTGATCCGCATGGAAATAGCGCTTGTAAAATTTTAAAAAGCGTCATATCGTTTTCAATTTCACTACGGACAGTACTCGTCATTTGATAAACTGTTTTATATTTTTCAATCATAAATAAATGAATTGTATCGACTGTCCCTACTTTTGAAATTTTGCTTAAATCATTTCTTAATAAATCCACTATCATGACGTTTTCAGCTTTGTCTTTATTTGAGTTCTGTAAAGTTTTAAAGTTATGGTCATCTTCTTCTGGATTATTGCTTCTTCCAATCGTGCCTTTCATTGGTTTTGTTATAATACAATGTTCTAAATGACTATGCGGCCCTGTTTGAAAGAACAACTCAGGCGAAACAGAAATAATCGTTTCTTCATCGCTTTCTATAAAAGCTTGATAATCTCCGTTAGATTCGTAAGTTAATAATTGAAAATATGCATAAGGATATAGAATGCTTTTAGCTTTTAATCTTGTTGTGTAGTTCACTTGGTATGTGTTGCCAAGTGTAATTTCTTCTTGAATCGTTTTAATATCATTTTTCAATTCCATGTCGTTTTTTGTTTCATGCCATTCGATTTGCTCTGCATAGTTTTCTTTTTCATGTTGATTGGCAAATTTCAAGACAGGTTCTTTATACGCTTGCAGTGATCCGAAATGAGTTACATTTTCGTGAACTTTTAATGATGCATCAAAAGCTTGTGCGCTTTCATATGGTAACGTCAATATGACAAAATAGCCTTCTCGCTGAAAACGTTCTGCTTGCTCAACCAATGATTGCACTTCATTTATATTATGTGCCGTTCTATAATATGTAGGATCTTCAAATTTCAAATCTATTTTTTCTTCGTTATCTTCATCAGAAATGTATTTAAATTGAATATGTGCTTTCAACTTCTACACCTACTTTCATTAAAAAATTCGCCAATTGCTCCAAACCGTACTCACTTAAAATAGATTCTGGATGATACTGTACAGCTTCAATAGGCAGTGTTTTATGTCTAATTGCCATTGGTATATTATCTTCTGTATAAGCTGTAATTACAAAATCTTCTGGTATAGATAGTTTATCTGCAATTAAAGAATGATATCTTGTCACTTGCAATGGCTGTGGTAAACCTTTAAACATGCCGATACCATCATGTTGAATGTGAGCAGTGTGTCCATGTACAGGTCGTTCTCCTTTTATTACGTGTCCACCGAACGTTGAAATAAGTAATTGAAATCCTAAACAAATACCTAATATTGGCACATCTTTATGAATATGTTTAATACAATTTTTCAATTGTTCATAATCATCTGGATGTCCAGGTCCAGGCGAAATTATAATCATGCTTGGATTTAATTTTTCAATCTTGTCAGTTGTTACTTGTTCTGTTTTAAATATTTTGATTGCTTCATTTTTAGTTATGATCTTCAAATATTCAATTATATTAAATGTAAATGAGTCATGGTTATCTATCATTATAATCATAAAATTACACGCTCTTCTTTCCTTAATTTCAGAATAATCATACCATATCATTAACTTGCTTTTACAATTTGGATATATTATCATTTGTATATTCAATAAACTAAGAGGTTACTAGCTTACACCCTCTATAAAAAACTAGACATCCCAGTCTACCTTTTTATAGAAGGCAGGCTTTTTTTATGCCTTTATAAAGGAGAAACATAATGTCAGAAACATTAAAAAACGAAAAAGCGCTCGTTGTATTTAGCGGTGGACAAGATAGTACAACATGTATGTTTTACGCAAAAGAACATTTTAAAGAAATTGAACTTGTCACATTTCAATATGGGCAAAGACATGATTTAGAAATTAAAGTAGCAGAAAACATTGCTAAAGAACAAGGTTTAAAACATCACGTATTAGATATGTCTTTACTTTCACAACTTTCCCCTAATGCTTTAACCGACCACAATATGAAAATTGAAGATAACGAAGATGGTATTCCAAATACTTTTGTTCCAGCAAGAAATTTATTATTCTTATCTTTCGCTGGCGCACTTGCATATCAAATTGGAGCTAAACATATTATTACAGGTGTTTGCGAAACTGATTTTAGTGGGTATCCAGATTGTAGAGATAGTTTCATTAAATCTATGAATTTATCGCTCAATTTATCTATGGATAAAGATTTCGTCATCCACACACCGCTTATGTGGTTAAATAAAAAAGAAACATGGGCTTTAAGCGATCAACTCGGAGCATTAGATTACGTTCGTGAAAAAACACTGACATGTTATAACGGTGTCATGAGTGATGGTTGTGGTGAATGTCCTGCTTGTAAATTAAGACAACAAGGTTTAGATCAATATCTAGAATCGAAAGGAAGTTTATAATGTTACAACAAATATACCCAAGTGTTCAGCATCCTTATTCATTCGAACTAAACAAAGACTTCAACTTTTCTAGCGCGCACTATATTCCATTTGAAGAAGCTGGAAAATGCAAAAACGTTCACGGACATACTTATTTTGTTAACTTAACAATTGCTGGTGACGAATTAGATAAAATGGGCTTTTTAGTCAACTTTAGTGAACTTAAAACATTAATCCATAAACGTTATGATCATCGTTTGTTAAATGATTTTGAAGAGTTTAAAGATAATAGCCCTTCAACAGAACAAGTTGCGCAAACAATTTATAATATCGTTCAAGAAGCTTTAGATAAACGTGATAATCAACCAAAATGCGTTCAAGTATTTGTTAGAGAAACACCTACAAGTTATGTCGTATACAGACCTAAAAATCAAGGTGACCATAATGCCTAAAATACCAGTACTTGAAATATTCGGTCCAACCATTCAAGGTGAAGGCTCAGTAATCGGTAGAAAAACAATGTTTGTGAGAACAAGCGGTTGTGACTACCGATGTAGTTGGTGTGACTCAAGCTTTACATGGGATGGTTCAGCTAAAGATGATATTCAACTGTTAGAACCAGAAGAAGTCATTTCTAAACTCGATGAACTTGCACCAAACAAATATCAACACGTTACAATATCTGGTGGTAACCCTGCTTTAATTAAAAATATTGGCCCACTTGTCGAAGCATTAAATAAGAGAAACATTCAAACAGCATTAGAAACACAAGGATCTAAATACCAAGAATGGATGACACTTATAGACGACTTAACAATTAGTCCTAAGCCACCAAGTTCAGGCATGAAACCAAACTTGCCAATACTTGATGATGTGATTTCAAAATGTGTACCAGACAGTCTCTCATTAAAAGTCGTCATTTTCGATGAAACAGACTATAACTTCGCAAAAGATATACACGCAAGATATCCAAATATCCCATTCTATTTACAAGTTGGAAATCCATACTTAGACGACAGCGTCTCAAACCATACAGAGAAACTATTAGAAAAATACGAACAACTTATAGATAAAGTCATGAACGACACATTAAATGATATATACGTCCTACCACAACTTCATACATTGCTTTGGAGTAATAAAAAAGGCGTATAATATTTCAGACTGTCGACAAAGTCACTTAAAGTGAAGTTGTTGGCAGTTTTTTATGAAACATTCTAAGGAGCAGAATTCCGAATAATGCTCGTTAGAACCCGCTAAGGAGCAGAATTCTGAATAATGCTCGTTAGAACTCTGTAAGGAGCAGAATTCCGAATAATGCTCGT encodes the following:
- a CDS encoding carboxyltransferase domain-containing protein, whose product is MRIYPKGDSALTAMSDREPSRQLTHEINEFRKEILNQNMPYIDEVIPSENSLMVVYHPYNMMMNYNISEPYKYMTKLIEEIIYMKKQDLVDREVLKEAIEIEVIVGGIHGPDFNKLTDLTDEEQRQILESRTYFVSMIGHTPGCPYLSGLSHRLHSGDVGYKQYIPKGSICIEKDKLFITTTDTNGYWPVIGWTNEVIFDKKESKCKLNFGDDVILKIVNHLSEESGGYKPCQ
- the queE gene encoding 7-carboxy-7-deazaguanine synthase QueE encodes the protein MPKIPVLEIFGPTIQGEGSVIGRKTMFVRTSGCDYRCSWCDSSFTWDGSAKDDIQLLEPEEVISKLDELAPNKYQHVTISGGNPALIKNIGPLVEALNKRNIQTALETQGSKYQEWMTLIDDLTISPKPPSSGMKPNLPILDDVISKCVPDSLSLKVVIFDETDYNFAKDIHARYPNIPFYLQVGNPYLDDSVSNHTEKLLEKYEQLIDKVMNDTLNDIYVLPQLHTLLWSNKKGV
- a CDS encoding aminodeoxychorismate/anthranilate synthase component II; translation: MIIMIDNHDSFTFNIIEYLKIITKNEAIKIFKTEQVTTDKIEKLNPSMIIISPGPGHPDDYEQLKNCIKHIHKDVPILGICLGFQLLISTFGGHVIKGERPVHGHTAHIQHDGIGMFKGLPQPLQVTRYHSLIADKLSIPEDFVITAYTEDNIPMAIRHKTLPIEAVQYHPESILSEYGLEQLANFLMKVGVEVESTYSI
- the queC gene encoding 7-cyano-7-deazaguanine synthase QueC — translated: MSETLKNEKALVVFSGGQDSTTCMFYAKEHFKEIELVTFQYGQRHDLEIKVAENIAKEQGLKHHVLDMSLLSQLSPNALTDHNMKIEDNEDGIPNTFVPARNLLFLSFAGALAYQIGAKHIITGVCETDFSGYPDCRDSFIKSMNLSLNLSMDKDFVIHTPLMWLNKKETWALSDQLGALDYVREKTLTCYNGVMSDGCGECPACKLRQQGLDQYLESKGSL
- a CDS encoding bifunctional anthranilate synthase component I family protein/class IV aminotransferase, whose amino-acid sequence is MKAHIQFKYISDEDNEEKIDLKFEDPTYYRTAHNINEVQSLVEQAERFQREGYFVILTLPYESAQAFDASLKVHENVTHFGSLQAYKEPVLKFANQHEKENYAEQIEWHETKNDMELKNDIKTIQEEITLGNTYQVNYTTRLKAKSILYPYAYFQLLTYESNGDYQAFIESDEETIISVSPELFFQTGPHSHLEHCIITKPMKGTIGRSNNPEEDDHNFKTLQNSNKDKAENVMIVDLLRNDLSKISKVGTVDTIHLFMIEKYKTVYQMTSTVRSEIENDMTLFKILQALFPCGSITGAPKEATMKIINKLEAEQRGIYCGTIGLLMPDGRRVFNVPIRTVQNTNEGATYGVGAGITIDSNPEAEINEFKMKAKILDSREVHLIETMRLEAGVVKRRNEHTNRISKSAAELNINFDIDEWNGILDRVSEKYTSGTFKLRTELTQAGEIKPEVKELAANPQALTAKMMQTQSVPSVYTTNKTSARRQFDHNHETNVVLYYNEDNEITEFDIGNVVIKSNDAYFTPPFEGQILNGCMRQSLLKSRTVIEQSIQKDELIKGIKRNELELYMVNSLREWVKIDLKL
- the queD gene encoding 6-carboxytetrahydropterin synthase QueD; translation: MLQQIYPSVQHPYSFELNKDFNFSSAHYIPFEEAGKCKNVHGHTYFVNLTIAGDELDKMGFLVNFSELKTLIHKRYDHRLLNDFEEFKDNSPSTEQVAQTIYNIVQEALDKRDNQPKCVQVFVRETPTSYVVYRPKNQGDHNA